The Novosphingobium sp. Gsoil 351 genome contains the following window.
GCCAGAGCCGAGCCGCTCGCCCATTAAGACCGTCATGCAGCAAGCCCAGCCTTCACCCACCGCACCGATGCGGTTGGAATCCGGAATTCGAACGTCCGTGAAGAAAGTCTCGTTGAACTCACTGGCGCCGGATATCTGGCGGATCGGGCGGGTTTCGATGCCGGGAGTCTTCATATCCACGACAAAAAACGTAAGGCCTTTGTGCTTGGGCATCTTGGGATCGGTACGGACGACGAGAATGCCCCAGTCGGTCAGGTGCGCCCAGCTCGACCAGACTTTCTGCCCGTTTACGATCCAGTCTTCACTGCCGTCGTCAGCGCGAACCGCTTTCGTCCGCAAACCCGCGAGGTCCGAACCGGCGGCGGGCTCGGAAAACAACTGACACCAGGTAAGGTCGCCGTTAAGTGTCGCCTCGATGAAGCGTTCGCGCTGCTCATCGTTACCGTGCTTGGCGATGACCGGGAGCGCCATACCAGTGCCAATCGAAATGAATGGTCCCTTGGGCAGGTTATAGCAGGCCTCTTCCTCCGCGAAGATCAAGGCCTCGGCGCCCGACAACCCCTGCCCGCCCAGAGCCTTAGGGAAGGTCAGTCCCGACCAGCTGCCCCGAGACAATTCGCGCATCCAGGCGCGGCTGCGCTCCGCTTCTTCGGTGTCAGGAATCTTCTCTCCTGGGGTAAGTTCGTGCGCTGGTGCGTGGCCAGCAAGCCAAGCCTTGGCCTGTGCCCGGAAAGCGGCCTCCTGAGGTGAATCGTTGAAGTCCATTTCAGGCTGCTTTCGTTTGAGTGCCGGGCTGCTGAGATAGCAGGCGATCAGCCCAGAACCCGCGGTTGCCGAGGTTGACTGCGAGCAGGCGTTCTCGCCGGTAATAGAAGTGGCAGTTAGCCTCGAAAGTATAGCCGATTCCGCCGTGGACTTGCAGATTCTCTCGCGCCGCTAGCTCGAACGCCTTGATCCCGGACAGCCGGGCCGCTGCCGCAGCGCCGGGTAACTCCTCCGGCGCGCTTCCGGCCGTCCAACCAGCGAAATAGGCGTTGGAACGAGCCAGCTCAATTGCCACCGCGACATCGGCCAGCTTGTGCTTGATGGCCTGGAAACCCGCAAGCGGGCGCCCGAATATCTGGCGCTCCATGGAGTAAGCCCGGCCCATCTCGAGGCATGCTTCTGCTCCGCCGACCGCCTCGAACGCTACTTGGACAGCAGCTCGATCAAGCAATGTAGGAAGTTGGTTCTGGCCGGGAAGGAACTCCGCCTCCGCGCGATCGAAATCGACGCGATAGTGGGGGCGAAGCTGATCGAAACTCTCAAGCCGCGTTCGGGAAACACCCGGTTGGTCGAGCCTCACGA
Protein-coding sequences here:
- a CDS encoding acyl-CoA dehydrogenase family protein, with the translated sequence MDFNDSPQEAAFRAQAKAWLAGHAPAHELTPGEKIPDTEEAERSRAWMRELSRGSWSGLTFPKALGGQGLSGAEALIFAEEEACYNLPKGPFISIGTGMALPVIAKHGNDEQRERFIEATLNGDLTWCQLFSEPAAGSDLAGLRTKAVRADDGSEDWIVNGQKVWSSWAHLTDWGILVVRTDPKMPKHKGLTFFVVDMKTPGIETRPIRQISGASEFNETFFTDVRIPDSNRIGAVGEGWACCMTVLMGERLGSGSYKSEIGPLLAFAQETPDGKGGSMFDDGAVRQSLAEALADEQGERWFQARLRTMVSKGENPGALAGMVKLAYAARYQKTSGLGMELRGLDAIAPDPRDAATADLQYDYIYSTVMRIAGGADEVLRNQIAERLLGMPGEIRMDKDVPFDELR
- a CDS encoding acyl-CoA dehydrogenase family protein; translated protein: MNFDLSDEQRMFAEQARGLLAERIPYDRLRVLIDANAEWDHVLWRELADMGFLGINLPEAYGGMGLSELHQGVISEELGRVNAALPFFSSIVLTADAIRLGGSDAQKAEWLPKLASGEAVGCFASAEGPGPILGQTVSLANGKLSGTKTPVADAGVADIAAVQVGSGIALVRLDQPGVSRTRLESFDQLRPHYRVDFDRAEAEFLPGQNQLPTLLDRAAVQVAFEAVGGAEACLEMGRAYSMERQIFGRPLAGFQAIKHKLADVAVAIELARSNAYFAGWTAGSAPEELPGAAAAARLSGIKAFELAARENLQVHGGIGYTFEANCHFYYRRERLLAVNLGNRGFWADRLLSQQPGTQTKAA